From a region of the Triticum aestivum cultivar Chinese Spring chromosome 7D, IWGSC CS RefSeq v2.1, whole genome shotgun sequence genome:
- the LOC123168222 gene encoding uncharacterized protein, producing the protein MSSSSSSSYSSSDYSSSSSSSSSSSDQDYNLEDDAAGVDLELTAEEFVSVLRTHDQVDAVRKKYDIPKNLYTACPAGDLRASSSPPHGAVCVYAHALEAGMRLPLHPFFVDVLNHFNLAPTQLAPNAWRIIVGFLVLCHSARVPPSLAVFRRFFLLHHKHKIAWYFFKTRRGSRLRITGLPDSIKGWKSGFFFLHSTTPWPCPVEWGKPSKSSLADPVLSAEDRETEAKLLSAYGASPVDLRKYLCRSNLAAAMISPSSAPSTPLPPAQQSSSPEAPAPQPSSLLFPALQPSSPQPPAPSSPEHPAPQPSSLLSPAPQPSSPQAPAPSSPEHPAPQPSSLLSPAPQPRTSYTRTATKGMDPAVYVMMKSMLAAKATVAQASASANKVKSEPDNYTTGSSPLCGKKRNLDEAYGDDGPLSYVLPNTPPASGASSLPGGFSRSRKMRHIPKGQDGDSTDWEAARERLQGVVQPQQERLFAANEPSDIVKSTYVSILQAAKYASFSLAYALELDSEVAALRTQLQKSEAKLAAAEAEVETLKAELTVRRRAQDALDGYEHWRGTNAGRRT; encoded by the exons atgtcttcttcttcctcctcctcatattCTTCCTCCGactactcctcttcctcttcgtcctcgtcatcgtcctctgaCCAGGACTACAACCTCGAGGATGACGCCGCCGGCGTCGACCTCGAGTTGACGGCGGAGGAATTCGTCTCGGTGTTGCGTACGCACGACCAGGTCGACGCGGTGCGCAAGAAGTACGACATCCCGAAGAACCTGTACACCGCCTGCCCCGCCGGCGACCTGCGCGCGAGCTCGTCCCCACCGCATGGCGCCGTCTGCGTGTACGCGCACGCGCTGGAGGCCGGGATGCGCCTCCCGCTGCACCCCTTCTTCGTCGACGTGCTCAACCACTTCAACCTCGCGCCGACGCAGCTCGCACCCAACGCTTGGCGCATCATAGTGGGCTTCCTTGTGCTCTGCCACTCCGCCCGCGTGCCGCCGTCCCTCGCGGTGTTCCGGCGTTTCTTCCTGCTCCACCACAAACACAAGATAGCCTGGTACTTCTTCAAGACCAGGCGCGGCTCCCGCTTGCGCATCACGGGGTTGCCGGATTCCATCAAGGGTTGGAAGAGCGGGTTCTTCTTCCTCCATTCGACGACCCCATGGCCTTGTCCGGTGGAGTGGGGCAAGCCGTCCAAGAGCTCTCTAGCGGACCCTGTGCTCTCCGCCGAAGATAGGGAAACGGAGGCGAAGTTGCTGAGCGCTTACGGAGCCTCCCCCGTTGATCTTAGAAAGTATCTTTGCCGCAGCAATCTCGCCGCCGCCATGATATCTCCCTCGTCGGCACCGTCAACACCCCTGCCTCCGGCACAGCAGTCGTCATCACCGGAGGCCCCGGCACCACAACCTTCATCACTGCTGTTCCCGGCACTGCAGCCGTCGTCACCACAGCCCCCGGCGCCGTCATCACCGGAGCACCCGGCACCACAGCCTTCATCGCTGCTGTCCCCGGCACCGCAGCCGTCGTCGCCACAGGCCCCGGCGCCGTCATCACCGGAGCACCCGGCACCACAGCCTTCATCGCTGCTGTCCCCGGCACCGCAGCCGCGAACTTCTTATACTCGTACTGCTACCAAAGGGATGGATCCTGCAGTCTACGTCATGATGAAATCCATGCTGGCGGCGAAGGCTACCGTGGCGCAAGCATCAGCATCGGCGAACAAGGTGAAATCCGAGCCGGACAACTACACGACCGGGTCTTCGCCGTTGTGTGGGAAGAAGAGGAATCTGGACGAAGCATACGGCGACGACGGCCCGCTTTCCTATGTGCTGCCAAACACTCCGCCGGCCTCCGGAGCTTCCTCCCTGCCTGGGGGGTTCTCCCGGAGCCGGAAGATGCGGCATATTCCCAAAGGACAGGACGGCGACAGCACGGACTGGGAGGCCGCACGGGAGAGGTTGCAGGGCGTCGTCCAGCCGCAGCAGGAGCGCTTGTTCGCGGCGAACGAGCCCTCCGACATCGTCAAGTCCACCTACGTCTCTATTCTTCAG GCAGCGAAGTACGCATCCTTCTCCTTGGCCTACGCGTTGGAGCTGGACTCGGAGGTCGCCGCACTGCGGACGCAGCTGCAGAAGTCAGAGGCCAAGCtcgccgcggcggaggcggaggtggagacgCTGAAGGCCGAGCTCACCGTGCGGCGGCGCGCGCAGGACGCGCTGGATGGCTACGAGCACTGGCGGGGAACGAACGCGGGGCGGAGGACGTGA